In the Fusarium oxysporum f. sp. lycopersici 4287 chromosome 9, whole genome shotgun sequence genome, one interval contains:
- a CDS encoding arginine-tRNA-protein transferase: MEPSGMHIPEDALLQYEYITPIGYFKSSRCGYCGKRDKSYAYHAVTTSLSPAFYQTLLDRYWRRSGTLMYRPDQRRSCCPHYTIRLDSSQFKPSRDQRQTVNRFNKYVMGEAYMKEAARLYPKSRDQAKKRDNHFDLVERIHEAEEANLKNPPEAAHKLVVTLEHDDCTDEKFAVYQNYQAVVHKESPDEITKSGFRRFLCDSPLRRETMVTSDGRKRRLGSYHQCYRLDGKLVAIGVLDLLPECVSSVYFLYHESIHQHAPGKLGALYEIALSIEEGYGWWYPGYYIHSCPKMWYKIDYSPQYVLDPVSLTWDPLDRTVLDLLDKKPYVSLSLEKEPASREIEQGSASPAKDTNESDKAEDKGSDSAASDEDDNNWLFATGMPGIPPISTVADWDMDHIALKISPRAPLYETSDLVSWDEQGVEEYPGMRAGVAELIAAIGPDLMDRVCLDFSRRH; the protein is encoded by the exons ATGGAACCCAGCGGCATGCACATCCCTGAAGATGCGTTGTTGCAGTACGAATATATAACCCCAATTG GATACTTcaaatcatcaagatgcGGTTACTGTGGGAAACGTGACAAGA GCTACGCTTACCACGCAGTGACAACTTCTTTGAGTCCTGCGTTCTACCAAACTCTCCTTGATAGATATTGGAGACGTTCAGGCACTCTCATGTACCGACCCGATCAACGTCGGTCATGTTGCCCACACTATACTATTCGTCTTGATTCTAGCCAGTTCAAACCATCCAGAGATCAACGACAGACCGTCAACCGTTTCAATAAGTATGTCATGGGAGAGGCTTACATGAAAGAAGCGGCTCGCCTATATCCCAAGTCGCGTGATCAGGCCAAGAAACGGGATAACCATTTTGATCTCGTCGAACGAATCCATGAGGCTGAAGAGGCTAACCTGAAGAACCCTCCTGAGGCTGCCCATAAACTCGTCGTGACTTTAGAGCATGACGATTGTACGGACGAGAAGTTTGCTGTTTACCAGAACTACCAGGCAGTAGTTCACAAGGAGTCTCCGGATGAAATTACCAAGAGCGGATTTAGACGCTTCCTTTGTGACTCACCTTTGAGGAGAGAAACAATGGTGACATCCGATGGGCGTAAACGTCGCCTGGGCTCGTATCACCAATGTTACAGGCTAGATGGTAAGCTAGTTGCCATTGGAGTGCTTGACCTTTTGCCCGAGTGTGTAAGCTCAGTATACTTTCTTTATCATGAAAGTATTCACCAGCATGCGCCAGGGAAGCTTGGTGCACTGTATGAGATTGCCTTATCCATCGAGGAGGGCTATGGCTGGTGGTACCCTGGCTATTATATACACAGTTGCCCCAAGATGTGGTACAAGATTGATTACTCACCTCAGTATGTTCTTGACCCTGTCTCATTGACATGGGACCCGCTGGATCGAACTGTGTTGGATCTCCTCGACAAAAAGCCGTACGTGAGCCTTTCGCTTGAAAAGGAACCGGCCTCTCGCGAGATTGAACAAGGTTCTGCGTCACCTGCCAAGGATACAAACGAGAGTGACAAAGCGGAGGACAAAGGTTCCGACTCTGCAGCATccgatgaagatgacaacAACTGGTTGTTTGCTACTGGGATGCCGGGCATACCTCCGATATCCACGGTCGCTGACTGGGATATGGATCATATCGCTTTGAAGATTTCCCCAAGAGCCCCATTATACGAAACCTCAGACCTTGTCAGCTGGGATGAACAGGGGGTCGAGGAATATCCGGGAATGAgagctggtgttgctgagCTCATCGCAGCAATTGGCCCTGACTTGATGGACCGGGTTTGCCTGGACTTTTCCCGGAGACACTAA
- a CDS encoding chromosome transmission fidelity protein 4 (At least one base has a quality score < 10): protein MAVAAGDEFFVVGSEDGTVSLYSLETNTFKRFLTRTVLPIRDVALTNDRQWCAVASDELSVKIVNTKDITQVKHLREHARAVRNVSFDPQGRLVALSGTDGIVYVYSLTAEEPELIRKVDGIIGAIDGDSETSTRVAWHPDGRAFAVPTPVRDIQIISKNDWEKQRTFANGHLADITAIAWSPNGAMLASASKDGKVLIWETKTQSVIARYDYSNVIDIVWHPTKNILSFTTTDGEVYIYPDFLTDQFSPLLKLATQPAPFIHDPLAELSANRRPPPVNGQKQQGLPTRPRRESLGSLDSFLEGGDGYGDDDFVEDDDGAGYTIGTRPETSSGCANYVRVYTLFGMPYRVYRPKSTPMVTCASWRDYVLTMGNGPMGADGNTRLLYTIENVKRDEICQNEDTVALPEGATLKSVFFSDNGPSRASWVPLLDTKLLDRLASGRKNESYFPIAVADNKFHCIILKGGDQYPYFPRPLLSEFEFSIPISSAPKTSKRKAREGSEDLDMADGDEDKDEDEDGSSETRKLEQQFMLHNVKAAQLRDLVEATSSSHTQRSQLSRLELEIDKTLLQLLAVECREGEERGMRALEMVQLMRDRTGRMMEAAGRVAERYGRTILGEKIREVGEKRIEGLEDDDFP from the exons ATGGCTGTTGCCGCTGGAGACGAATTCTTTGTTGTTGGATCCGAGGACGGCACCGTCAGTTTATACTCCCTCGAGACAAATACCTTTAAGCGCTTTCTTACTCGAACTGTACTGCCGATTCGCGATGTTGCATTGACTAATGATCGTCAATGGTGCGCTGTGGCAAGTGATGAGCTGAGTGTCAAGATTGTGAACACAAAGGACATCACACAGGTCAAGCACCTTCGAGAGCATGCCCGGGCTGTACGAAATGTCAGCTTCGATCCTCAAGGGCGATTGGTTGCACTTTCTGGCACCGATGGAATTGTTTATGTATATTCTCTCACAGCCGAAGAGCCAGAGCTGATTCGAAAGGTGGATGGTATCATTGGCGCTATCGACGGAGACAGCGAGACCTCAACACGCGTTGCGTGGCATCCAGACGGTAGAGCATTTGCCGTACCGACACCCGTTCGAGACATCCagatcatctccaagaaTGATTGGGAGAAACAAAGAACTTTCGCCAACGGGCATTTGGCTGATATCACTGCCATCGCCTGGTCGCCCAATGGTGCGATGTTGGCATCAGCGAGCAAAGATGGAAAGGTCCTCATCTGGGAAACCAAGACACAGTCCGTCATTGCAAGATACGACTACTCCAATGTCATTGACATTGTGTGGCACCCTACCAAGAACATTCTCTCCTTCACAACCACTGATGGTGAAGTCTACATCTACCCAGACTTCCTAACAGACCAGTTCTCGCCTCTGTTAAAACTGGCCACACAACCTGCCCCCTTCATCCACGACCCCCTTGCCGAGTTATCTGCGAACCGAAGACCGCCTCCAGTCAACGGCCAGAAGCAACAAGGTCTGCCAACGAGACCCCGAAGGGAGTCACTTGGAAGTCTCGACTCATTTCTCGAAGGCGGAGATGGATATGGTGACGATGACTTCGTGGAGGACGATGACGGTGCTGGATACACCATTGGGACAAGGCCAGAAACGAGCTCgggatg TGCCAACTATGTACGAGTATACACCCTATTCGGCATGCCATATCGTGTCTATCGACCCAAGAGCACACCAATGGTGACATGTGCTAGCTGGAGGGATTACGTATTGACTATGGGTAATGGACCCATGGGTGCGGATGGTAACACTCGTCTTTTGTACACCATTGAGAATGTCAAGCGAGATGAGATTTGCCAGAACGAGGATACAGTAGCTCTTCCCGAGGGTGCCACACTCAAGagcgtcttcttctcggaCAACGGT CCTTCAAGGGCATCATGGGTGCCTCTTCTAGACACGAAATTGCTGGACCGTTTAGCATCAGGTCGCAAGAACGAGTCCTACTTTCCTATTGCAGTGGCTGATAACAAGTTCCACTGCATCATTCTCAAGGGTGGTGACCAGTACCCCTATTTCCCTCGTCCACTTCTGTCTGAATTCGAGTTCTCCATCCCTATATCATCAGCACCTAAAACCTCGAAGCGCAAAGCCCGAGAAGGATCTGAGGATCTTGACATGGccgatggcgatgaagataaggatgaagacgaggatggtTCTTCAGAAACTCGCAAGCTCGAGCAGCAGTTCATGCTTCATAACGTAAAGGCAGCTCAGCTCCGAGATCTTGTGGAGGCTACATCGAGCAGTCACACGCAGCGCTCGCAGCTCTCGCGTCTTGAACTCGAGATCGACAAGACTCTTCTGCAACTCCTGGCGGTCGAGTGTCGTGAAGGCGAAGAGCGAGGCATGCGTGCGCTGGAGATGGTACAGCTCATGCGGGATCGTACAGGTCGCATGATGGAGGCTGCTGGTAGAGTGGCAGAGAGATATGGAAGGACGATCTTGGGAGAAAAGATTCGTGAGGTTGGTGAGAAACGGATTGAAGGactggaagatgatgactttCCATAA
- a CDS encoding GTP-binding protein ypt1, translating into MNPEYDYLFKLLLIGDSGVGKSCLLLRFADDTYTESYISTIGVDFKIRTIELDGKTVKLQIWDTAGQERFRTITSSYYRGAHGICVVYDVTDMDSFNNVKQWLQEIDRYATEGVNKLLVGNKSDMSDKKVVEYSVAKEFADSLGIPFLETSAKNASNVEQAFLTMARQIKERMGTTTANNTKPSVQVGQGQGVGSSSNNSCC; encoded by the exons ATGAACCCTGA ATACGACTATCtcttcaagctcctcctcatcggAGACTCCGGTGTTGGAAAGTCTTGTCTTCTCCTGCGATTCGCCGATGACACCTACACCGAGTCCTACATCTCTACCATCGGTGTCGATTTC AAAATCCGAACAATAGAGCTCGATGGCAAGACCGTCAAGCTTCAGATT TGGGATACCGCCGGTCAGGAGCGTTTCCGAACCATCACCTCTTCCTACTACCGTGGTGCCCACGGCATCTGCGTCGTCTACGATGTTACCGACATGGACTCATTCAACAACGTCAAGCAATGGCTCCAGGAAATTGACCGATACGCCACTGAGGGTGTCAACAAGCTGCTGGTCGGCAACAAGAGCGATATGTCAGACAAGAAGGTCGTTGAGTACAGCGTAGCCAAG GAATTCGCCGACAGCCTGGGAATTCCTTTCCTTGAGACTTCGGCCAAGAATGCCAGCAACGTTGAGCAGGCTTTCTTGACCATGGCCCGCCAGATCAAGGAGCGCATGGGCACCACAacagccaacaacaccaagcccaGCGTGCAAGTCGGCCAAGGCCAGGGCGTCGGATCctcctccaacaacagcTGCTGCTAA
- a CDS encoding arginine-tRNA-protein transferase, giving the protein MYRPDQRRSCCPHYTIRLDSSQFKPSRDQRQTVNRFNKYVMGEAYMKEAARLYPKSRDQAKKRDNHFDLVERIHEAEEANLKNPPEAAHKLVVTLEHDDCTDEKFAVYQNYQAVVHKESPDEITKSGFRRFLCDSPLRRETMVTSDGRKRRLGSYHQCYRLDGKLVAIGVLDLLPECVSSVYFLYHESIHQHAPGKLGALYEIALSIEEGYGWWYPGYYIHSCPKMWYKIDYSPQYVLDPVSLTWDPLDRTVLDLLDKKPYVSLSLEKEPASREIEQGSASPAKDTNESDKAEDKGSDSAASDEDDNNWLFATGMPGIPPISTVADWDMDHIALKISPRAPLYETSDLVSWDEQGVEEYPGMRAGVAELIAAIGPDLMDRVCLDFSRRH; this is encoded by the coding sequence ATGTACCGACCCGATCAACGTCGGTCATGTTGCCCACACTATACTATTCGTCTTGATTCTAGCCAGTTCAAACCATCCAGAGATCAACGACAGACCGTCAACCGTTTCAATAAGTATGTCATGGGAGAGGCTTACATGAAAGAAGCGGCTCGCCTATATCCCAAGTCGCGTGATCAGGCCAAGAAACGGGATAACCATTTTGATCTCGTCGAACGAATCCATGAGGCTGAAGAGGCTAACCTGAAGAACCCTCCTGAGGCTGCCCATAAACTCGTCGTGACTTTAGAGCATGACGATTGTACGGACGAGAAGTTTGCTGTTTACCAGAACTACCAGGCAGTAGTTCACAAGGAGTCTCCGGATGAAATTACCAAGAGCGGATTTAGACGCTTCCTTTGTGACTCACCTTTGAGGAGAGAAACAATGGTGACATCCGATGGGCGTAAACGTCGCCTGGGCTCGTATCACCAATGTTACAGGCTAGATGGTAAGCTAGTTGCCATTGGAGTGCTTGACCTTTTGCCCGAGTGTGTAAGCTCAGTATACTTTCTTTATCATGAAAGTATTCACCAGCATGCGCCAGGGAAGCTTGGTGCACTGTATGAGATTGCCTTATCCATCGAGGAGGGCTATGGCTGGTGGTACCCTGGCTATTATATACACAGTTGCCCCAAGATGTGGTACAAGATTGATTACTCACCTCAGTATGTTCTTGACCCTGTCTCATTGACATGGGACCCGCTGGATCGAACTGTGTTGGATCTCCTCGACAAAAAGCCGTACGTGAGCCTTTCGCTTGAAAAGGAACCGGCCTCTCGCGAGATTGAACAAGGTTCTGCGTCACCTGCCAAGGATACAAACGAGAGTGACAAAGCGGAGGACAAAGGTTCCGACTCTGCAGCATccgatgaagatgacaacAACTGGTTGTTTGCTACTGGGATGCCGGGCATACCTCCGATATCCACGGTCGCTGACTGGGATATGGATCATATCGCTTTGAAGATTTCCCCAAGAGCCCCATTATACGAAACCTCAGACCTTGTCAGCTGGGATGAACAGGGGGTCGAGGAATATCCGGGAATGAgagctggtgttgctgagCTCATCGCAGCAATTGGCCCTGACTTGATGGACCGGGTTTGCCTGGACTTTTCCCGGAGACACTAA
- a CDS encoding cytochrome c, which produces MAGGDIKKGANLFKTRCAQCHTVEKDGGNKIGPALHGLWGRKTGSVEGYAYTDANKQKGIEWNDDTLFEYLENPKKYIPGTKMAFGGLKKAKDRNDLIAYLKDSTK; this is translated from the exons ATGGCTGGCG GCGATATCAAGAAGGGTGCCAACCTCTTCAAGACCCGATGTGCTCAGTGCCACACCGTTGAGAAGGACGGCGGCAACAAGATCGGCCCTGCCCTGCACGGCCTCTGGGGCCGCAAGACTGGTTCCGTCGAGGGCTACGCCTACACCGATGCCAACAAGCAGAAGGGCATTGAGTGGAACGACGACACTCTCTTCGAGTACCTCGAGAACCCCAAGAAGTACATCCCCGGTACCAAGATGGCCTTCGgtggcttgaagaaggccaaggaccGCAACGACCTTATTGC CTACCTCAAGGACTCTACCAAATAA
- a CDS encoding arginine-tRNA-protein transferase, with protein MEPSGMHIPEDALLQYEYITPIGYFKSSRCGYCGKRDKSQSKRYAYHAVTTSLSPAFYQTLLDRYWRRSGTLMYRPDQRRSCCPHYTIRLDSSQFKPSRDQRQTVNRFNKYVMGEAYMKEAARLYPKSRDQAKKRDNHFDLVERIHEAEEANLKNPPEAAHKLVVTLEHDDCTDEKFAVYQNYQAVVHKESPDEITKSGFRRFLCDSPLRRETMVTSDGRKRRLGSYHQCYRLDGKLVAIGVLDLLPECVSSVYFLYHESIHQHAPGKLGALYEIALSIEEGYGWWYPGYYIHSCPKMWYKIDYSPQYVLDPVSLTWDPLDRTVLDLLDKKPYVSLSLEKEPASREIEQGSASPAKDTNESDKAEDKGSDSAASDEDDNNWLFATGMPGIPPISTVADWDMDHIALKISPRAPLYETSDLVSWDEQGVEEYPGMRAGVAELIAAIGPDLMDRVCLDFSRRH; from the exons ATGGAACCCAGCGGCATGCACATCCCTGAAGATGCGTTGTTGCAGTACGAATATATAACCCCAATTG GATACTTcaaatcatcaagatgcGGTTACTGTGGGAAACGTGACAAGAGTCAGTCAAAAC GCTACGCTTACCACGCAGTGACAACTTCTTTGAGTCCTGCGTTCTACCAAACTCTCCTTGATAGATATTGGAGACGTTCAGGCACTCTCATGTACCGACCCGATCAACGTCGGTCATGTTGCCCACACTATACTATTCGTCTTGATTCTAGCCAGTTCAAACCATCCAGAGATCAACGACAGACCGTCAACCGTTTCAATAAGTATGTCATGGGAGAGGCTTACATGAAAGAAGCGGCTCGCCTATATCCCAAGTCGCGTGATCAGGCCAAGAAACGGGATAACCATTTTGATCTCGTCGAACGAATCCATGAGGCTGAAGAGGCTAACCTGAAGAACCCTCCTGAGGCTGCCCATAAACTCGTCGTGACTTTAGAGCATGACGATTGTACGGACGAGAAGTTTGCTGTTTACCAGAACTACCAGGCAGTAGTTCACAAGGAGTCTCCGGATGAAATTACCAAGAGCGGATTTAGACGCTTCCTTTGTGACTCACCTTTGAGGAGAGAAACAATGGTGACATCCGATGGGCGTAAACGTCGCCTGGGCTCGTATCACCAATGTTACAGGCTAGATGGTAAGCTAGTTGCCATTGGAGTGCTTGACCTTTTGCCCGAGTGTGTAAGCTCAGTATACTTTCTTTATCATGAAAGTATTCACCAGCATGCGCCAGGGAAGCTTGGTGCACTGTATGAGATTGCCTTATCCATCGAGGAGGGCTATGGCTGGTGGTACCCTGGCTATTATATACACAGTTGCCCCAAGATGTGGTACAAGATTGATTACTCACCTCAGTATGTTCTTGACCCTGTCTCATTGACATGGGACCCGCTGGATCGAACTGTGTTGGATCTCCTCGACAAAAAGCCGTACGTGAGCCTTTCGCTTGAAAAGGAACCGGCCTCTCGCGAGATTGAACAAGGTTCTGCGTCACCTGCCAAGGATACAAACGAGAGTGACAAAGCGGAGGACAAAGGTTCCGACTCTGCAGCATccgatgaagatgacaacAACTGGTTGTTTGCTACTGGGATGCCGGGCATACCTCCGATATCCACGGTCGCTGACTGGGATATGGATCATATCGCTTTGAAGATTTCCCCAAGAGCCCCATTATACGAAACCTCAGACCTTGTCAGCTGGGATGAACAGGGGGTCGAGGAATATCCGGGAATGAgagctggtgttgctgagCTCATCGCAGCAATTGGCCCTGACTTGATGGACCGGGTTTGCCTGGACTTTTCCCGGAGACACTAA